The Aeromicrobium sp. Leaf245 genome includes a region encoding these proteins:
- a CDS encoding rhodanese-related sulfurtransferase: MAVPKVILFYVFTPLPDPEAIQVWQRQLAGSLGLRGRVIVSPHGINATLGGDLDVLKRYVRGLRDYAPFRGADVKWSAGRALDDGVTTALFPRLSVKVRDEVVTFGTPDEVQVDVQGVVGGGTHLTPAQLHDLVAERDDVVLFDGRNRIESEVGRFAGAVRPDVETTREFVELLDSGAYDDLKDRPVVTYCTGGIRCEVLTPLMRSRGFGEVYQLDGGIHRYGETFGDGGLWEGSMYVFDARTTVEFSPDATVVGRCDTCGTASRDVVDCSDLACVRQMVRCPSCAAASSRCAAHA, from the coding sequence GTGGCCGTGCCGAAGGTGATCCTGTTCTACGTCTTCACGCCGCTGCCCGACCCCGAGGCGATCCAGGTGTGGCAGCGCCAGCTCGCGGGCTCGCTCGGTCTGCGCGGCCGGGTGATCGTGTCGCCGCACGGCATCAACGCGACGCTCGGTGGCGACCTCGACGTGCTCAAGAGGTACGTGCGGGGCCTGCGCGACTACGCGCCGTTCCGTGGAGCCGACGTCAAGTGGTCGGCCGGACGCGCGCTCGACGACGGCGTGACCACGGCGCTCTTCCCGCGGCTGTCGGTCAAGGTGCGCGACGAGGTCGTCACCTTCGGAACCCCCGACGAGGTCCAGGTCGACGTGCAGGGCGTGGTCGGCGGCGGCACGCACCTGACCCCCGCCCAGCTGCACGACCTCGTGGCCGAGCGCGACGACGTCGTGCTGTTCGACGGACGCAACAGGATCGAGTCGGAGGTGGGCCGGTTCGCCGGTGCCGTCCGGCCCGACGTCGAGACCACCCGCGAGTTCGTGGAGCTGCTCGACTCCGGCGCCTACGACGACCTGAAGGACCGCCCGGTCGTCACGTACTGCACGGGCGGCATCCGGTGCGAGGTCCTCACCCCGCTCATGCGCAGCCGCGGGTTCGGCGAGGTGTACCAGCTCGACGGCGGCATCCACCGCTACGGCGAGACCTTCGGGGACGGGGGTCTGTGGGAGGGGTCGATGTACGTGTTCGACGCGCGCACCACGGTCGAGTTCAGCCCCGACGCGACCGTGGTCGGACGCTGCGACACGTGCGGCACCGCCAGCCGCGACGTCGTCGACTGCTCGGACCTGGCCTGCGTGCGGCAGATGGTGCGTTGCCCGTCGTGCGCGGCGGCCTCGTCACGGTGCGCCGCGCACGCCTGA
- a CDS encoding helix-turn-helix transcriptional regulator, with protein sequence MADQLSQVFAALADPTRRDIVARLAVADATVGELAEPYDVSLQAVSKHLKVLEGAGLVTKGRAAQTRPVRLEAGVFDLMEKWIERYRRQAEQRYQRLDAVLADLNGTTEDGATDATTTEGAAS encoded by the coding sequence ATGGCCGACCAGCTCTCGCAGGTGTTCGCGGCGCTCGCCGACCCGACCCGACGCGACATCGTCGCCCGGCTCGCCGTCGCCGACGCCACCGTGGGTGAGCTCGCCGAGCCCTACGACGTCAGCCTCCAGGCGGTCTCCAAGCACCTCAAGGTGCTCGAGGGCGCCGGGCTCGTCACCAAGGGCCGCGCGGCCCAGACCCGACCGGTCCGACTGGAGGCGGGGGTGTTCGACCTCATGGAGAAGTGGATCGAGCGCTACCGGCGCCAGGCCGAGCAGCGCTACCAGCGGCTCGACGCCGTGCTCGCCGACCTGAACGGGACCACCGAGGACGGGGCCACCGACGCCACCACCACCGAAGGAGCAGCATCATGA